One Cervus canadensis isolate Bull #8, Minnesota chromosome 13, ASM1932006v1, whole genome shotgun sequence DNA segment encodes these proteins:
- the TLR5 gene encoding toll-like receptor 5 isoform X1, translating to MYTEPGQEIKHLWEYENRFTEELASGVACERIMGDCLDLLLGVVLLTSPALGISSCFFNGWRAVYLSCNLTQVPHVPNTTKSLLLSFNYIRTVTATSFPFLEQLQLLELGTQFTPLTISREAFRNLPNLRILDLGGSQIDFLHPDAFQGLSHLAELRLFYCGLSDAVLKDGYFRNLASLTHLDLSKNQIQSLYLHPSFQELNSLKSIDFSLNEIRIVCEHQLKPLQGKTLSFLSLADNQLYSSFSVDWRKCLNPFRNMVLETLDVSGNGWGVDVTRNFSNAINGSQIFSLVLTRHTMGSSFGFSNLKDPDQHTFAGLARSSMIQLDISHGYIFSLNFRVFETLQELKVLNLACNKINSISRNAFYGLDNLQVLNISHNLLGELYDYNFDGLPKVAYIDLQKNHIGIIQDKTFKFLRKLNTLDLRDNALKTIYFLPSIPNIFLGGNKLMTLPNIPLTANFIQLSENRLENLNDLYFLLQVPRLQILILNQNRFSFCHQNHAPSENPSLEKLFLGENMLQLAWEAGSCWDVFKGLSHLQILYLNKNYLNFLPPGVFHHLTALRGLSLKDNRLTVLSPGDLPANLEILDISGNQLLSPDPDLFASLSAVDLTHNKFICECELSAFIHWLNQTNITISGSPADMYCMYPNSLAGVSLYSFSTEGCEEEEVLESLKFSLFILVTVTLTLFLVVILMVKKFRGFCFICYKKALSLLFKDPIKGRESDTYKYDAYLCFSSKDFEWVQNALLKHLDVQYSPQNRFNLCFEERDFMPGENHIANIQDAVWSSRKIICLVSRHFLRDGWCLEAFSYAQSRCLADLSGALIMVVVGSLSQFHLMKHQPIRGFVQKQQYLRWPEDLQDVDWFLNKLSQCILKEEKERKKVSAIQLQSVTTIS from the coding sequence GATCATGGGAGACTGCCTTGACCTTCTCTTAGGAGTCGTACTCCTGACCAGTCCTGCACTTGGaatttcttcctgcttcttcaATGGTTGGAGAGCCGTCTATCTTTCCTGCAACCTCACCCAAGTGCCCCATGTCCCCAACACCACCAAGAGCCTCCTGCTCAGTTTCAACTATATCAGAACAGTCACAGCCACATCCTTCCCCTTCCTGGAGCAGTTGCAGCTACTGGAGCTGGGAACTCAGTTTACCCCCTTGACCATTTCCAGAGAAGCCTTCCGAAACCTGCCCAATCTTAGGATCCTGGACCTGGGTGGAAGTCAGATAGACTTCTTGCATCCAGACGCTTTTCAGGGGCTGTCCCACCTCGCTGAACTTCGACTGTTTTACTGTGGTCTCTCCGATGCTGTATTAAAAGATGGTTATTTCAGAAATTTGGCATCTTTGACTCACTTGGACCTATCCAAAAATCAAATTCAGAGTCTTTACCTTCATCCCTCATTCCAGGAACTGAATTCCTTGAAGTCCATTGATTTTTCCCTCAACGAAATACGTATTGTATGTGAGCACCAGCTCAAACCCCTCCAAGGGAAAACACTCTCCTTCTTAAGCCTTGCTGATAACCAGCTCTACAGCAGTTTCTCCGTGGACTGGAGGAAGTGTCTGAACCCATTCAGAAACATGGTCCTGGAAACCCTAGATGTTTCTGGCAATGGCTGGGGGGTGGATGTCACAAGAAACTTCAGCAATGCCATCAATGGGAGCCAGATTTTCTCTTTGGTTCTTACCCGTCACACCATGGGTTCTTCGTTTGGCTTCTCCAACCTGAAGGATCCTGACCAGCACACCTTTGCTGGGCTGGCCAGGAGCTCGATGATACAGCTGGACatttcacatgggtatatcttctCCTTGAACTTCCGAGTCTTTGAGACGCTCCAAGAGCTGAAGGTCCTTAACCTCGCCTGCAACAAGATAAACAGTATTTCGAGGAATGCATTTTATGGACTTGACAACCTCCAAGTTCTCAATATATCACATAACCTTCTTGGGGAACTATATGATTATAATTTCGATGGACTGCCTAAGGTGGCCTATATTGACCTGCAGAAGAATCACATTGGGATCATTCAGGACAAAACATTCAAATTCCTGAGGAAATTAAATACCTTGGACCTCCGGGATAATGCtcttaaaacaatttattttcttccaagcaTTCCTAATATCTTCTTGGGTGGCAATAAGCTGATGACTTTGCCAAACATCCCACTTACAGCAAATTTCATCCAATTATCAGAGAATAGGCTAGAAAATCTGAATGAtctctacttccttctccaggtaccTCGTCTCCAGAttctcattttaaatcaaaatcGCTTTTCCTTTTGTCACCAAAACCATGCCCCTTCAGAGAATCCCAGCCTAGAAAAGCTTTTCCTTGGAGAAAATATGTTGCAACTTGCCTGGGAAGCCGGGTCATGTTGGGATGTTTTTAAGGGGCTTTCCCATCTCCAGATCCTCTATCTGAATAAAAACTACCTGAATTTCCTTCCACCAGGAGTATTTCATCATCTGACTGCACTGAGGGGACTCAGCCTCAAAGACAACAGGCTGACTGTTCTTTCTCCTGGTGATTTACCTGCTAACTTAGAGATCCTGGATATATCTGGAAACCAGCTCCTCTCTCCTGATCCTGATTTATTTGCATCACTGAGTGCCGTGGACCTAACTCATAACAAATTCATCTGTGAGTGTGAACTTAGTGCTTTTATCCATTGGCTCAATCAAACCAACATCACAATATCTGGGTCTCCAGCAGACATGTACTGCATGTACCCAAATTCTCTGGCTGGGGTTTCCCTTTACAGTTTTTCCACAGAAGGTTGCGAAGAAGAAGAAGTTTTAGAGTCCCTAAAGTTTTCCCTTTTCATCTTGGTCACTGTCACCTTGACTCTGTTCCTCGTGGTCATCCTCATGGTTAAAAAGTTCCGGGGGTTTTGTTTCATCTGTTATAAGAAAGCCCTGAGTCTGCTGTTCAAGGACCCCATCAAGGGAAGAGAATCAGATACGTACAAATACGATGCCTATTTGTGCTTCAGTAGCAAAGACTTTGAATGGGTGCAGAATGCTTTGCTCAAACACCTGGATGTCCAGTACAGCCCCCAAAACAGATTTAACTTGTGCTTTGAAGAAAGAGACTTTATGCCCGGGGAAAACCACATCGCCAACATCCAAGATGCTGTGTGGAGCAGCAGGAAGATCATCTGTCTCGTGAGCAGACACTTCCTTAGGGACGGGTGGTGCCTCGAAGCCTTCAGTTATGCCCAGAGCAGGTGCTTAGCTGACCTCAGTGGTGCCCTCATCATGGTAGTGGTGGGATCCCTGTCCCAGTTCCATCTGATGAAGCATCAGCCCATCAGAGGGTTTGTCCAGAAACAGCAGTACTTGAGGTGGCCTGAGGATCTCCAGGATGTCGACTGGTTTCTCAATAAACTCTCTCAATGCAttctaaaggaagaaaaggaaaggaagaaagtcaGTGCTATTCAGCTGCAAAGTGTAACCACCATCTCCTAG
- the TLR5 gene encoding toll-like receptor 5 isoform X2, with protein sequence MGDCLDLLLGVVLLTSPALGISSCFFNGWRAVYLSCNLTQVPHVPNTTKSLLLSFNYIRTVTATSFPFLEQLQLLELGTQFTPLTISREAFRNLPNLRILDLGGSQIDFLHPDAFQGLSHLAELRLFYCGLSDAVLKDGYFRNLASLTHLDLSKNQIQSLYLHPSFQELNSLKSIDFSLNEIRIVCEHQLKPLQGKTLSFLSLADNQLYSSFSVDWRKCLNPFRNMVLETLDVSGNGWGVDVTRNFSNAINGSQIFSLVLTRHTMGSSFGFSNLKDPDQHTFAGLARSSMIQLDISHGYIFSLNFRVFETLQELKVLNLACNKINSISRNAFYGLDNLQVLNISHNLLGELYDYNFDGLPKVAYIDLQKNHIGIIQDKTFKFLRKLNTLDLRDNALKTIYFLPSIPNIFLGGNKLMTLPNIPLTANFIQLSENRLENLNDLYFLLQVPRLQILILNQNRFSFCHQNHAPSENPSLEKLFLGENMLQLAWEAGSCWDVFKGLSHLQILYLNKNYLNFLPPGVFHHLTALRGLSLKDNRLTVLSPGDLPANLEILDISGNQLLSPDPDLFASLSAVDLTHNKFICECELSAFIHWLNQTNITISGSPADMYCMYPNSLAGVSLYSFSTEGCEEEEVLESLKFSLFILVTVTLTLFLVVILMVKKFRGFCFICYKKALSLLFKDPIKGRESDTYKYDAYLCFSSKDFEWVQNALLKHLDVQYSPQNRFNLCFEERDFMPGENHIANIQDAVWSSRKIICLVSRHFLRDGWCLEAFSYAQSRCLADLSGALIMVVVGSLSQFHLMKHQPIRGFVQKQQYLRWPEDLQDVDWFLNKLSQCILKEEKERKKVSAIQLQSVTTIS encoded by the coding sequence ATGGGAGACTGCCTTGACCTTCTCTTAGGAGTCGTACTCCTGACCAGTCCTGCACTTGGaatttcttcctgcttcttcaATGGTTGGAGAGCCGTCTATCTTTCCTGCAACCTCACCCAAGTGCCCCATGTCCCCAACACCACCAAGAGCCTCCTGCTCAGTTTCAACTATATCAGAACAGTCACAGCCACATCCTTCCCCTTCCTGGAGCAGTTGCAGCTACTGGAGCTGGGAACTCAGTTTACCCCCTTGACCATTTCCAGAGAAGCCTTCCGAAACCTGCCCAATCTTAGGATCCTGGACCTGGGTGGAAGTCAGATAGACTTCTTGCATCCAGACGCTTTTCAGGGGCTGTCCCACCTCGCTGAACTTCGACTGTTTTACTGTGGTCTCTCCGATGCTGTATTAAAAGATGGTTATTTCAGAAATTTGGCATCTTTGACTCACTTGGACCTATCCAAAAATCAAATTCAGAGTCTTTACCTTCATCCCTCATTCCAGGAACTGAATTCCTTGAAGTCCATTGATTTTTCCCTCAACGAAATACGTATTGTATGTGAGCACCAGCTCAAACCCCTCCAAGGGAAAACACTCTCCTTCTTAAGCCTTGCTGATAACCAGCTCTACAGCAGTTTCTCCGTGGACTGGAGGAAGTGTCTGAACCCATTCAGAAACATGGTCCTGGAAACCCTAGATGTTTCTGGCAATGGCTGGGGGGTGGATGTCACAAGAAACTTCAGCAATGCCATCAATGGGAGCCAGATTTTCTCTTTGGTTCTTACCCGTCACACCATGGGTTCTTCGTTTGGCTTCTCCAACCTGAAGGATCCTGACCAGCACACCTTTGCTGGGCTGGCCAGGAGCTCGATGATACAGCTGGACatttcacatgggtatatcttctCCTTGAACTTCCGAGTCTTTGAGACGCTCCAAGAGCTGAAGGTCCTTAACCTCGCCTGCAACAAGATAAACAGTATTTCGAGGAATGCATTTTATGGACTTGACAACCTCCAAGTTCTCAATATATCACATAACCTTCTTGGGGAACTATATGATTATAATTTCGATGGACTGCCTAAGGTGGCCTATATTGACCTGCAGAAGAATCACATTGGGATCATTCAGGACAAAACATTCAAATTCCTGAGGAAATTAAATACCTTGGACCTCCGGGATAATGCtcttaaaacaatttattttcttccaagcaTTCCTAATATCTTCTTGGGTGGCAATAAGCTGATGACTTTGCCAAACATCCCACTTACAGCAAATTTCATCCAATTATCAGAGAATAGGCTAGAAAATCTGAATGAtctctacttccttctccaggtaccTCGTCTCCAGAttctcattttaaatcaaaatcGCTTTTCCTTTTGTCACCAAAACCATGCCCCTTCAGAGAATCCCAGCCTAGAAAAGCTTTTCCTTGGAGAAAATATGTTGCAACTTGCCTGGGAAGCCGGGTCATGTTGGGATGTTTTTAAGGGGCTTTCCCATCTCCAGATCCTCTATCTGAATAAAAACTACCTGAATTTCCTTCCACCAGGAGTATTTCATCATCTGACTGCACTGAGGGGACTCAGCCTCAAAGACAACAGGCTGACTGTTCTTTCTCCTGGTGATTTACCTGCTAACTTAGAGATCCTGGATATATCTGGAAACCAGCTCCTCTCTCCTGATCCTGATTTATTTGCATCACTGAGTGCCGTGGACCTAACTCATAACAAATTCATCTGTGAGTGTGAACTTAGTGCTTTTATCCATTGGCTCAATCAAACCAACATCACAATATCTGGGTCTCCAGCAGACATGTACTGCATGTACCCAAATTCTCTGGCTGGGGTTTCCCTTTACAGTTTTTCCACAGAAGGTTGCGAAGAAGAAGAAGTTTTAGAGTCCCTAAAGTTTTCCCTTTTCATCTTGGTCACTGTCACCTTGACTCTGTTCCTCGTGGTCATCCTCATGGTTAAAAAGTTCCGGGGGTTTTGTTTCATCTGTTATAAGAAAGCCCTGAGTCTGCTGTTCAAGGACCCCATCAAGGGAAGAGAATCAGATACGTACAAATACGATGCCTATTTGTGCTTCAGTAGCAAAGACTTTGAATGGGTGCAGAATGCTTTGCTCAAACACCTGGATGTCCAGTACAGCCCCCAAAACAGATTTAACTTGTGCTTTGAAGAAAGAGACTTTATGCCCGGGGAAAACCACATCGCCAACATCCAAGATGCTGTGTGGAGCAGCAGGAAGATCATCTGTCTCGTGAGCAGACACTTCCTTAGGGACGGGTGGTGCCTCGAAGCCTTCAGTTATGCCCAGAGCAGGTGCTTAGCTGACCTCAGTGGTGCCCTCATCATGGTAGTGGTGGGATCCCTGTCCCAGTTCCATCTGATGAAGCATCAGCCCATCAGAGGGTTTGTCCAGAAACAGCAGTACTTGAGGTGGCCTGAGGATCTCCAGGATGTCGACTGGTTTCTCAATAAACTCTCTCAATGCAttctaaaggaagaaaaggaaaggaagaaagtcaGTGCTATTCAGCTGCAAAGTGTAACCACCATCTCCTAG